A window of Solanum stenotomum isolate F172 chromosome 3, ASM1918654v1, whole genome shotgun sequence contains these coding sequences:
- the LOC125860831 gene encoding jasmonate-induced oxygenase 2-like isoform X1 has translation MKSPRDNWPEPIVRVQSLSDSGISTIPTKYVKPLNERPSLSKFSDVNIPTIDLEGSSNYEEISEACRDWGFFQVVNHGVRRELMDEARQVWREFFHQPMDVKQSYGNTPKTYEGYGSRLGVEKGAILDWSDYYFLHYLPGYLKDHNKWPALPLSLRKVMEEYSKQVVNFGGRLMKIFSENLGLKEDVLQNAFGGEDIGACLRVNFYPKCPQPDLTLGLSPHSDPGGMTILLPDQHVAGLQVRRNAHWITVKPASHAFIVNIGDQIQILSNAIYKSIEHRVMVNSAEERISLAFFYNPKSDLMIEPVKELLTTHNVSPLYPPRTFDQYRLYIRTKGPQGKSQLGESNKLNPQHDKM, from the exons ATGAAATCCCCACGAGATAATTGGCCAGAACCAATAGTTCGTGTCCAATCTTTATCTGATAGTGGGATTTCAACAATTCCAACAAAATATGTGAAGCCACTAAATGAGAGGCCATCATTAAGTAAGTTTAGTGATGTTAATATTCCAACGATTGATCTTGAGGGAAGCAGTAATTATGAAGAAATTTCAGAAGCGTGTCGAGATTGGGGATTTTTTCAGGTTGTTAATCATGGGGTTCGGCGAGAGCTCATGGATGAAGCGCGACAAGTTTGGAGAGAGTTTTTTCATCAGCCGATGGATGTTAAGCAAAGTTATGGAAATACACCTAAGACTTATGAGGGATATGGAAGTCGACTTGGAGTTGAGAAAGGTGCTATTCTTGATTGGagtgattattattttcttcactATCTTCCTGGATATTTGAAGGACCATAACAAATGGCCTGCCCTCCCTCTTTCCCTAAG GAAAGTGATGGAAGAATATTCAAAACAAGTGGTGAATTTTGGTGGACGTTTAATGAAGATATTCTCAGAAAATCTTGGATTAAAAGAAGATGTTTTACAAAATGCATTTGGTGGTGAAGATATAGGAGCATGTCTAAGGGTAAACTTTTATCCAAAATGTCCACAACCAGACTTGACCTTAGGCCTTTCTCCACATTCGGATCCTGGTGGCATGACCATTCTCCTCCCGGACCAACATGTCGCTGGCCTTCAGGTCCGACGCAACGCTCATTGGATCACTGTAAAACCAGCTTCACATGCTTTCATCGTCAATATAGGCGATCAAATTCAG ATATTAAGTAATGCAATATACAAGAGCATTGAGCATCGAGTGATGGTAAATTCCGCAGAAGAACGCATCTCCCTAGCGTTTTTCTACAATCCAAAAAGTGATTTGATGATAGAACCAGTAAAGGAGCTGCTCACCACACACAATGTTTCTCCATTGTATCCACCAAGGACTTTTGATCAGTATAGACTCTACATAAGGACTAAAGGGCCTCAGGGAAAATCACAGTTAGGggaatcaaataaattaaatcccCAACATGACAAAATGTAA
- the LOC125860831 gene encoding jasmonate-induced oxygenase 2-like isoform X2 — protein MKSPRDNWPEPIVRVQSLSDSGISTIPTKYVKPLNERPSLSKFSDVNIPTIDLEGSSNYEEISEACRDWGFFQVVNHGVRRELMDEARQVWREFFHQPMDVKQSYGNTPKTYEGYGSRLGVEKGAILDWSDYYFLHYLPGYLKDHNKWPALPLSLRKVMEEYSKQVVNFGGRLMKIFSENLGLKEDVLQNAFGGEDIGACLRVNFYPKCPQPDLTLGLSPHSDPGGMTILLPDQHVAGLQVRRNAHWITVKPASHAFIVNIGDQIQSIYLSY, from the exons ATGAAATCCCCACGAGATAATTGGCCAGAACCAATAGTTCGTGTCCAATCTTTATCTGATAGTGGGATTTCAACAATTCCAACAAAATATGTGAAGCCACTAAATGAGAGGCCATCATTAAGTAAGTTTAGTGATGTTAATATTCCAACGATTGATCTTGAGGGAAGCAGTAATTATGAAGAAATTTCAGAAGCGTGTCGAGATTGGGGATTTTTTCAGGTTGTTAATCATGGGGTTCGGCGAGAGCTCATGGATGAAGCGCGACAAGTTTGGAGAGAGTTTTTTCATCAGCCGATGGATGTTAAGCAAAGTTATGGAAATACACCTAAGACTTATGAGGGATATGGAAGTCGACTTGGAGTTGAGAAAGGTGCTATTCTTGATTGGagtgattattattttcttcactATCTTCCTGGATATTTGAAGGACCATAACAAATGGCCTGCCCTCCCTCTTTCCCTAAG GAAAGTGATGGAAGAATATTCAAAACAAGTGGTGAATTTTGGTGGACGTTTAATGAAGATATTCTCAGAAAATCTTGGATTAAAAGAAGATGTTTTACAAAATGCATTTGGTGGTGAAGATATAGGAGCATGTCTAAGGGTAAACTTTTATCCAAAATGTCCACAACCAGACTTGACCTTAGGCCTTTCTCCACATTCGGATCCTGGTGGCATGACCATTCTCCTCCCGGACCAACATGTCGCTGGCCTTCAGGTCCGACGCAACGCTCATTGGATCACTGTAAAACCAGCTTCACATGCTTTCATCGTCAATATAGGCGATCAAATTCAG AGTATATATCTCAGCTATTGA
- the LOC125860657 gene encoding phosphoinositide phospholipase C 6-like isoform X1, protein MGSYNYYKVLGCFNRKFKISETGPPPDVSNAFSLYTEKGSHMTGDQLGRFMVEYQGEKECTINDAEQIIQEVVNRRHHLTKYTKNAHSFELEDFFYYLFQDDLNAPIKSQVHHDMNAPLQHYFIYTGHNSYLTGNQLSSDCSEIPIIRALERGVRGIELDLWPNSAKDNVHVLHGRTLTTPVPLLTCLRSIRDHAFIKSPYPVIITLEDHLTPDLQAKVAEAVIQVFGEMLYYPRSECLEEFPSPEELKHRIILSTKPPKEYLESKHHRDIESASPVKKDSVEGDILVKEASEVKTEGHEANYKNDTDQDDKDGDTSNYQASEQGAPHYKRLTAINAGKANSELKHELIPEEFKHQTVHATKSPREDPDLKHARDKENATMARKDSVERDVLVKDTPEIIVKEREADERKVMDQDDKDSDPSNHRSSQLGGPQYKRMVAMHAGKANYDLNNAQIPEELKNGTPLSPKPPKEYVESKHQKVRESASPVRKDSVGNDLLVKETSEIKAKHEVHEGSDIDQDDLGSDHFDCWSSQQGAPQYKRLVAINAGKAECGTRNSSTPQELKHHRSRERNSLQDLLVKDTSKILDEGHETDERSDTDQDDEDNDTSNNQSSQKGAPQYKRLIAIRAGKAKHGVKRALTDEVIKFNRLSLDEHALEKAATNHGKDLVRFTQRNILRVFPKGTRVTSSNFKPMIGWMHGAQMVAFNMQGYGKSLWIMHGMFRSNGGCGYVRKPSFLMERGPYNELFDPKVTLPVKKTLRVRVYLGDGWRMDFSHTHFDAFSPPDFYTKLYIIGVPADAAKSKTRIIEDDWGPIWGEEFKFPLTVPELALLRIEVREYDMSDKDDFGGQTCLPVSELRPGIRAVPLYDKKGEKLKSVRLLMQFRFI, encoded by the exons ATGGGTAGTTACAATTATTACAAAGTGTTGGGGTGTTTTAATCGCAAGTTTAAGATCAGCGAGACGGGTCCACCGCCGGACGTTAGCAATGCATTTTCGTTGTATACCGAAAAAGGAAGCCATATGACAGGGGATCAATTGGGACGGTTTATGGTTGAGTATCAAGGTGAGAAAGAGTGCACCATTAATGATGCTGAACAAATTATACAGGAAGTTGTTAATCGGCGGCATCATCTCACCAAGTACACTAAAAATGCACATTCTTTTGAACTCGAAGATTTCTTCTATTATCTATTTCAGGATGATCTCAATGCCCCTATCAAATCTCAG GTACATCATGATATGAATGCTCCATTGCaacattatttcatttataCAGGTCACAATTCCTACCTTACTGGAAATCAACTGAGCAGCGATTGTAGTGAAATTCCAATCATTAGAGCTCTGGAAAGAGGTGTGCGGGGAATAGAGCTGGATTTATGGCCAAATTCAGCAAAAGATAATGTGCATGTTCTTCATGGAAG GACCCTGACAACGCCCGTGCCACTCCTTACATGCTTAAGATCCATTAGAGACCATGCATTTATTAAATCTCCTTATCCTGTCATAATTACGTTAGAAGACCACTTGACGCCAGACCTTCAAGCAAAAGTTGCAGAG GCGGTTATCCAAGTCTTTGGGGAGATGCTGTATTATCCTCGGTCAGAATGCTTAGAGGAATTTCCTTCACCTGAAGAGCTTAAGCATCGGATTATACTTTCTACCAAACCACCCAAAGAGTATCTTGAGTCGAAGCATCACCGAGACATAGAAAGTGCATCTCCTGTGAAGAAAGATTCAGTTGAAGGGGACATTTTGGTCAAGGAGGCTTCAGAAGTTAAAACAGAAGGACATGAAGCTAATTATAAG AACGATACTGATCAAGATGATAAAGATGGTGATACCTCCAACTACCAAGCATCTGAGCAAGGAGCACCTCATTACAAACGTCTGACAGCAATTAATGCTGGGAAGGCCAATAGTGAATTGAAGCATGAACTAATACCAGAAGAGTTTAAACATCAAACAGTTCATGCTACCAAATCACCCAGAGAAGATCCTGACCTGAAGCATGCCAGAGACAAAGAAAATGCAACTATGGCGAGGAAAGATTCAGTTGAAAGGGACGTTTTGGTCAAGGATACGCCAGAAATTATAGTCAAAGAACGTGAAGCTGATGAGAGG AAAGTTATGGATCAAGATGACAAAGATAGTGATCCCTCAAACCATCGATCATCCCAGCTAGGAGGACCTCAGTACAAGCGCATGGTAGCAATGCATGCTGGAAAGGCAAATTATGACTTGAATAATGCACAAATACCTGAAGAGCTTAAGAATGGAACTCCTCTGTCTCCCAAGCCGCCCAAAGAATATGTTGAGTCAAAGCATCAGAAAGTCAGAGAAAGTGCATCTCCAGTCAGAAAAGATTCTGTTGGAAATGACCTATTGGTCAAGGAGACTTCAGAAATTAAAGCAAAACATGAAGTTCATGAGGGG AGTGATATAGATCAAGATGACCTAGGAAGTGATCACTTTGACTGTTGGTCATCGCAGCAAGGAGCACCTCAGTACAAGCGCCTGGTAGCAATTAATGCTGGGAAGGCAGAATGTGGCACGAGGAATTCATCAACACCTCAAGAGCTTAAGCATCACAGAAGTAGAGAAAGGAATTCACTTCAAGACTTACTGGTCAAGGATACTTCAAAAATCTTAGACGAAGGACATGAAACTGATGAGAGG AGTGATACTGATCAAGACGATGAAGATAATGATACCTCCAACAACCAATCATCCCAGAAAGGAGCACCCCAGTACAAGCGTTTGATAGCAATTCGTGCTGGGAAGGCAAAACATGGGGTGAAGCGTGCACTAACAGATGAGGTTATTAAATTCAATCGTCTAAGTTTGGATGAACATGCACTTGAAAAAGCTGCAACAAATCATGGAAAGGATTTAGTCAG GTTCACTCAAAGGAATATTCTGAGGGTGTTTCCCAAGGGAACACGAGTTACCTCCTCAAATTTTAAACCTATGATTGGCTGGATGCATGGAGCTCAGATGGTTGCATTTAACATGCAG GGATATGGGAAATCACTCTGGATTATGCATGGGATGTTTAGGTCTAACGGGGGCTGTGGCTATGTACGAAAGCCTAGTTTTCTCATGGAAAGAGGACCATATAATGAATTATTTGATCCCAAAGTGACATTGCCGGTGAAGAAAACTTTAAGG GTCAGAGTATACTTGGGAGATGGATGGCGCATGGATTTCAGCCACACGCACTTTGATGCCTTTTCTCCCCCAGACTTCTACACAAAG CTATATATAATTGGAGTTCCAGCAGATGCTGCAAAGAGTAAGACCAGGATAATAGAGGATGATTGGGGTCCTATATGGGGAGAAGAGTTTAAATTCCCCTTGACAGTGCCAGAGCTGGCTTTGCTTCGGATTGAAGTACGAGAATATGATATGTCAGATAAGGATGATTTTGGAGGCCAGACATGTTTGCCTGTTTCCGAGTTGAGACCTGGAATCCGAGCAGTCCCTCTCTATGACAAGAAGGGTGAAAAACTTAAATCTGTTAGGCTGCTTATGCAATTTCGATTCATCTGA
- the LOC125860657 gene encoding phosphoinositide phospholipase C 6-like isoform X2, translating to MGSYNYYKVLGCFNRKFKISETGPPPDVSNAFSLYTEKGSHMTGDQLGRFMVEYQGEKECTINDAEQIIQEVVNRRHHLTKYTKNAHSFELEDFFYYLFQDDLNAPIKSQVHHDMNAPLQHYFIYTGHNSYLTGNQLSSDCSEIPIIRALERGVRGIELDLWPNSAKDNVHVLHGRTLTTPVPLLTCLRSIRDHAFIKSPYPVIITLEDHLTPDLQAKVAEAVIQVFGEMLYYPRSECLEEFPSPEELKHRIILSTKPPKEYLESKHHRDIESASPVKKDSVEGDILVKEASEVKTEGHEANYKNDTDQDDKDGDTSNYQASEQGAPHYKRLTAINAGKANSELKHELIPEEFKHQTVHATKSPREDPDLKHARDKENATMARKDSVERDVLVKDTPEIIVKEREADERKVMDQDDKDSDPSNHRSSQLGGPQYKRMVAMHAGKANYDLNNAQIPEELKNGTPLSPKPPKEYVESKHQKVRESASPVRKDSVGNDLLVKETSEIKAKHEVHEGQGAPQYKRLVAINAGKAECGTRNSSTPQELKHHRSRERNSLQDLLVKDTSKILDEGHETDERSDTDQDDEDNDTSNNQSSQKGAPQYKRLIAIRAGKAKHGVKRALTDEVIKFNRLSLDEHALEKAATNHGKDLVRFTQRNILRVFPKGTRVTSSNFKPMIGWMHGAQMVAFNMQGYGKSLWIMHGMFRSNGGCGYVRKPSFLMERGPYNELFDPKVTLPVKKTLRVRVYLGDGWRMDFSHTHFDAFSPPDFYTKLYIIGVPADAAKSKTRIIEDDWGPIWGEEFKFPLTVPELALLRIEVREYDMSDKDDFGGQTCLPVSELRPGIRAVPLYDKKGEKLKSVRLLMQFRFI from the exons ATGGGTAGTTACAATTATTACAAAGTGTTGGGGTGTTTTAATCGCAAGTTTAAGATCAGCGAGACGGGTCCACCGCCGGACGTTAGCAATGCATTTTCGTTGTATACCGAAAAAGGAAGCCATATGACAGGGGATCAATTGGGACGGTTTATGGTTGAGTATCAAGGTGAGAAAGAGTGCACCATTAATGATGCTGAACAAATTATACAGGAAGTTGTTAATCGGCGGCATCATCTCACCAAGTACACTAAAAATGCACATTCTTTTGAACTCGAAGATTTCTTCTATTATCTATTTCAGGATGATCTCAATGCCCCTATCAAATCTCAG GTACATCATGATATGAATGCTCCATTGCaacattatttcatttataCAGGTCACAATTCCTACCTTACTGGAAATCAACTGAGCAGCGATTGTAGTGAAATTCCAATCATTAGAGCTCTGGAAAGAGGTGTGCGGGGAATAGAGCTGGATTTATGGCCAAATTCAGCAAAAGATAATGTGCATGTTCTTCATGGAAG GACCCTGACAACGCCCGTGCCACTCCTTACATGCTTAAGATCCATTAGAGACCATGCATTTATTAAATCTCCTTATCCTGTCATAATTACGTTAGAAGACCACTTGACGCCAGACCTTCAAGCAAAAGTTGCAGAG GCGGTTATCCAAGTCTTTGGGGAGATGCTGTATTATCCTCGGTCAGAATGCTTAGAGGAATTTCCTTCACCTGAAGAGCTTAAGCATCGGATTATACTTTCTACCAAACCACCCAAAGAGTATCTTGAGTCGAAGCATCACCGAGACATAGAAAGTGCATCTCCTGTGAAGAAAGATTCAGTTGAAGGGGACATTTTGGTCAAGGAGGCTTCAGAAGTTAAAACAGAAGGACATGAAGCTAATTATAAG AACGATACTGATCAAGATGATAAAGATGGTGATACCTCCAACTACCAAGCATCTGAGCAAGGAGCACCTCATTACAAACGTCTGACAGCAATTAATGCTGGGAAGGCCAATAGTGAATTGAAGCATGAACTAATACCAGAAGAGTTTAAACATCAAACAGTTCATGCTACCAAATCACCCAGAGAAGATCCTGACCTGAAGCATGCCAGAGACAAAGAAAATGCAACTATGGCGAGGAAAGATTCAGTTGAAAGGGACGTTTTGGTCAAGGATACGCCAGAAATTATAGTCAAAGAACGTGAAGCTGATGAGAGG AAAGTTATGGATCAAGATGACAAAGATAGTGATCCCTCAAACCATCGATCATCCCAGCTAGGAGGACCTCAGTACAAGCGCATGGTAGCAATGCATGCTGGAAAGGCAAATTATGACTTGAATAATGCACAAATACCTGAAGAGCTTAAGAATGGAACTCCTCTGTCTCCCAAGCCGCCCAAAGAATATGTTGAGTCAAAGCATCAGAAAGTCAGAGAAAGTGCATCTCCAGTCAGAAAAGATTCTGTTGGAAATGACCTATTGGTCAAGGAGACTTCAGAAATTAAAGCAAAACATGAAGTTCATGAGGGG CAAGGAGCACCTCAGTACAAGCGCCTGGTAGCAATTAATGCTGGGAAGGCAGAATGTGGCACGAGGAATTCATCAACACCTCAAGAGCTTAAGCATCACAGAAGTAGAGAAAGGAATTCACTTCAAGACTTACTGGTCAAGGATACTTCAAAAATCTTAGACGAAGGACATGAAACTGATGAGAGG AGTGATACTGATCAAGACGATGAAGATAATGATACCTCCAACAACCAATCATCCCAGAAAGGAGCACCCCAGTACAAGCGTTTGATAGCAATTCGTGCTGGGAAGGCAAAACATGGGGTGAAGCGTGCACTAACAGATGAGGTTATTAAATTCAATCGTCTAAGTTTGGATGAACATGCACTTGAAAAAGCTGCAACAAATCATGGAAAGGATTTAGTCAG GTTCACTCAAAGGAATATTCTGAGGGTGTTTCCCAAGGGAACACGAGTTACCTCCTCAAATTTTAAACCTATGATTGGCTGGATGCATGGAGCTCAGATGGTTGCATTTAACATGCAG GGATATGGGAAATCACTCTGGATTATGCATGGGATGTTTAGGTCTAACGGGGGCTGTGGCTATGTACGAAAGCCTAGTTTTCTCATGGAAAGAGGACCATATAATGAATTATTTGATCCCAAAGTGACATTGCCGGTGAAGAAAACTTTAAGG GTCAGAGTATACTTGGGAGATGGATGGCGCATGGATTTCAGCCACACGCACTTTGATGCCTTTTCTCCCCCAGACTTCTACACAAAG CTATATATAATTGGAGTTCCAGCAGATGCTGCAAAGAGTAAGACCAGGATAATAGAGGATGATTGGGGTCCTATATGGGGAGAAGAGTTTAAATTCCCCTTGACAGTGCCAGAGCTGGCTTTGCTTCGGATTGAAGTACGAGAATATGATATGTCAGATAAGGATGATTTTGGAGGCCAGACATGTTTGCCTGTTTCCGAGTTGAGACCTGGAATCCGAGCAGTCCCTCTCTATGACAAGAAGGGTGAAAAACTTAAATCTGTTAGGCTGCTTATGCAATTTCGATTCATCTGA